The region GAAGAAGGCAACAGACAGATCAGTCGCCATGCTAGCTGCCAGATAGGTTGGTATcattcagagggaaaaaaaaaaaaaaaaaaaaaaagtaattatgtaATCTGGAGAGAATAGGCTTAACCTTCCTCACTTTTTTGCATGTATATGGGAATGAGATTAGAGGGAGAACAGGCTGTGGCTCATTTACACAAATATTGCCTCcttggaaagaaacagaagcattGTCCAGTTGATTACTGACTAATGGTCGCTTTCTTTACAAGGTGCAGTACTAGATTAGGTAAATAGGGTAAATACGATGATAACATCGAGATTGAGTCCTTAGTTAAAAatgtttggttaaaaaaaatgcctaggAACTGACTGTTGTACCAACTGTTCTCTAGAATCTCAGAATCTCCTGGTTGATTTCAGTTGCTTCTAGATGTGCTGCCCCTGTTGTCACTGAGAACATGCATGAATGGTaaggaagaaggaaacagaaTAACAGTAATATCCCCAATCTGTTGAGCTGATGTCTTGGAGGAAGCCtatgagaagagaaagctgCCAAGCTGATGAAAAGGGtagaataaagaagaaaatggtgaGAATGAgctaaaaatctaaaaagtaTGGCTAAGGTGGTAGGTCCCTTAGGTCActgcaaattcttttcttaagaTGTTTCTTCAGTTCCCTGTAACACGTTCTTGGTTAGTCTCAACACTTGTGCGTTCATTTGTTATGAAAGAGCAAGAGAATGGAGTCAGTCCATGGAAGCAGACTTCAAAATgtgtatacgtatatatatgGGAGGTTCAGCACTACTCTTACAGAAATTATTGTCCGTATCATAGGGTTCCTGCTTTCATAAGTTGTTGTGCTGGTTTCAACATTatccattttctccttttcttcagaaatactctGCTGTACCTTGCAGTTTGGTTTTCTTGACTGCCAGAATGGTCCTTGTGCCATTGTTCTGCCTGTACAGCGTTTGGGCATGTGTGGTGGGGCAGTCAACAGACAAGTAAGAGGTAGGGTGAAAGTATTCCTTGCTTATTCGTTTTCTTTTGGTGGCAGTATGAACAGTAAACCTGAATCTGAATAAATTGGCAGTGGACTCGTGATGGAAGCCTCATCACAGCCAGATTCCTTTCCTCTGACATGATATTCCCTTGCAGTAAGTTAAATACAGAGCTTCCTTAATTTCTAGGACATACAGAGATGTGACTTGGAATACATAAGAGACAGAGGAAATGTTAATTCATCTACTCTCACtgtattcttaaaaaaagtTGCCAAAAATAAAGTGCTTTTCTAGGGCTGAACTTGACACTGCATTTCTTGTTCACCCAAAACAATCCCACAGTGAGAGTAAAAGAAGACTATGTggagcaaaataaaagcttgttgCTGAGCCTTGCTATCCTGACTTCTATTAAGAGATACCATATGCCTTGCCAAGttcacaaagaaataaatagacTGCAAAGAGAAGAGCATAGCTATAGACCAATGGCAAACACTGATTATTAATACTAATGGACCTTAGTGCAATACAGAAAACGCTGACAGGTCTACAAGGTGGTGCTCTCCAAGAGCAGGTAGTAGTTTCATCACCATAACATAATCCACTTAGTTAACCAAGGACACTACTACTTAGATATCATTGCAGCACACTAACAATGCAATCACTTTTTAGAGTTATTCTAAGAGAAGAGGGGAATTCAGCAATTCATAATCctaaaagcaaaacttttccAGGTTATTTTCTGAGAACTATTGCTTTTTATTGTGTCATTTAGTATAGACACAAGCAATCCACTGCAGGCCTTGAGATTTTAAGAGAATTTTTGCTTCTAACATTGGTATTAGTATTTAACATGAAATCACTGGAGGGGAAATAGATTACCAATTGAAAAATTACAATTAAAAGGGAAAGGCACATGCAACTTTCTCAGTTGGTAGTACCAATacaccttttcttctcctccctgtTTAATTCTCCACATTTAGATACAGTAGAGTTTGGGGGGTTTCAGTGGGGTATTTATAACtacaacagaaacaaattctCTAGTGTAGTCTGGTGTAGTCAAGGATATTATATTTCATTCTACAAACTTTCAAAGAACAAAGGTGATTAGTCTCCAATTATATAGTTTAgagtatataaaaaaagaaaataagaaaaagctacaaaaaaacAACTCTAATTTTGAGACAAACtaacctgaaaaaaattttATCAGCCCTTACAATCTTGTCACTTTGGTGGCCTAAAATGGAGCAATGaatcaaacaaaaatcactAACTGACAAAAGTCACTAGCAGCAATAGGACGAAATTCTCAAAATTGCTTAGACCTTGGGTCCTATAGTTATATTACATACATACTTGGGGAGTACATATGGATCCTACAACTTTTGGCACATTTCTCTTGGTAGTAGtgggatatttttaattttagcttaaaaaatctctgaaaaagaaGGTGGATAATATTTCTAGAAGAATCAAGTCCCATTACAAGTCAGTCTGACTTTAAGGTCCAAAGTTCTGAAATCTAATTTTAAGTTTGGGTACAGGCTCTTATATCACATAAATCTGAATGTTTGATCTTACGGCATTCTCATATTCTTTCTAGCTAAGAACATACATAGTCATCATTATTCTCTCTCTAAGCTATTCAAATTActgtaaattgtattttttatcaACCACCTACCATAGACCTATGGCTCATAATTACCAGAAAATTGAGAGGTGGACAaacaaattcttatttttccattgtgagggctttcaaaataaaaatattctaaaatttcCCTTAAAACCAACACTGCAGTGGGTAAAAAGTAAAGTTTCAAGTGAGCCTTTCATGGGTTTGTTTAGcagcataaaacaaacaaacaaaaaaactataAACAATTATTCATACTGAACTATGTTCcacttctgtcttttctccattaaaaaaaaaaaaaaaaatctggaaagaatTGTCCCTCTAGCTCTCAGATACtgccacagaaagaaaaataactatataGTTACTAAATGTCACCAAAAATAGCTGAAGTGATCTGGTCTTGTAAAATAGCTTTGTGTTTGTatgttatttataaatatacaaGATGCGAATGACAGTGGCATACCACTGTATGTTATATCATGTATAGATAACCCTAATTTATTGGCATTGGAGAAGAGTTCATTTCTAATGGCAGagcttttgtattttcttctataattGTAATAATTAGTAATGTGACCATATTTCCCAAGGAGTATGCAGAATGCattaccttctttctttttgcactgTACACATTAACATCTTAACaatgattttgaaattaaaattgggcatttaaaaacagatctcTCTGATAAAGCTAGAACTAGATTCCTTTATGTCAGTAATGTTGAGTAGGCTGACTTCCCTTGGTGAGACCCAGGGCTTTTTTTACAGTAAACTGGTCCAGTGTGATATCACAGATATAAAAACTATTCCATTCTGTATCAAAACTAGGCACAGGCCTTATATTTATATGAAGAGAAGATCAACATATTTGGGCATTTTTGCTATTCATCTCTGGATTTTcacatgagaagaaaaacatgtcaTTTCTATTTAGTAACTACAGAGTGTAATCTGAATTAGATGGTTTTTAAAAGGAGGATGACATCACACTTGACTCAGTATGGTGAATATCTAAAAGCACAACCTGTCACTTGTATTGCTTTAAATGTACACAGTATagatgtatattaaaaaaaaaaaaaaaaaaaaaaaaggcaaaaacactttttttgtgGTGTTGAACCAACTAGAAGGTGTGATGCAAGGCTTTACCAAATGAGATCTATTGATACAAATTTCACTGCAGAATATGCTTTAGACAAATGTgtctttctctttaaatatgtaaatcCTACACTGtaggcttttttctttgtctttttgtaGTGGTAGAAAATGTTGAACAGTTGTCCATGAGCATGAGCCAACAGCTCATTACTGATATCCCCagaatgcaaatatttgcaatgCAAACAACTAGTACAATTTACCAGTTCTGTGAAAGGCCCTGACATATATGCCTCAAGGTTTGGAGGCTCTGCTATACAGCCACAAATAGTCCTTCCATTTCCACGCAACCATTTGAAACAGTGACAGCTGCATTAAGCTGCCTTTGCCCAGCGATCCTGCATGCCAGGCTGGTTTAATTGGTTATAATGCCACAGAAAAAGCACTGCTAGCAGAAAACCAtcaaatcattttcatattGAACCTTCGTGGTCCAGCAACCTCCCCTTCAACTACAGCACCATTGTTTTTGCGGGGAACATACTCCAGGTCAATGCTGGTTTTGTGCTTGCCTTTCCCTCGGCTCCACACGAAAAGAagtaggaaacaaaataaaaccactcCAAGGAATGTGAAACAGCCCATAGCTGTGGACACCAATATTGTCTTAAGGTCCAGAGAGAAGGTGTTCACATTAGTTCCATTGGAATTGGTGTCATTGGAATCTGTCATATACATAGGGGTCCTGTTGGCATAAAGGAAACGATCTGATGCAAACCCTTTTACTGTAAGGGAGGCTGAATAGGTGTCGTTCCCAGCTGCGTTACTTGCAATACAAACATAGATCCCCGTATCTTGGTCTTGAGCAAATCTGATCTCCAGTGTGCCGTCTCCCAGCACTGTGGCTCTTCCATTTGATTTAGCTGTGATCAGCCTCCGACGTGGGGTAACCCAGGATATGGTAGGCTGAGGATCCCCATCAGCATTGCACATCAACTGCACAGTCTGCCCTTCTTCTGCTACTAGGTATTGCAACTTCTTGTCTTGTATCTTGGGCTTCTTGCAGGTGAAGTAAAACGAAAGAGCTGTGCTGTGGAAGTCTTTGAATGACCTCTCTTTGACACTGTCTGGGCCAGCACACATTGGTGGCTGGCCTCCAAACTGCAAAGTGGATTGCCTTTGTAAAATCCAAAGGAGGCGGCAGTCACAAGCCAGAGGGTTGTTGTCAATGCAGAGGATCTCAAGGATCTTGGGGGAATGGAATACATTCTCTTCTATGGTTTCCAGCAGGTTGTGGGACACATTAAGCACACGTAGGAACTGGAGCCCTTGGAAAGCATGAGGCTCAATGGTACGTAACTGGGCCCCCACTATGTGGAGTTCCTTCAGACGCGCTAAATCTGAAAACATGCCCGCCTCAATAGTGCTGATAGGGTTATAGGAGAGGTTTAGATGTGTCAAGTAAACCAGATGTTTAAAAGCAGAGTAAGGTATTGCAGAGAGGTTAGTATTGGTGATGGAGAGAGAAGTAAGATTGAGACCATACAGGCTGTTGGCAGGCAGCATGTCCAGGAGGGGCCAAGAGTCTATCTCCAGGTCTTTCAGGCGAAACAATCTTTTAAAGGCATATGCAGGCAAAACGTTAATGTTGAGCTGTCTCAGATGTAGACTGATAAGGTTGTGAAGGTGGGAAAGAGCTTCTGTTGGTACAGCTGTGAGGTTGCATCTCTCCAGGGTGAGCTGCTCCAGGCTAAGCAGTCCACTAAAGGCCCTATGGGATATATAAACCAAATCATTATCCCCAACTTCAAGAGATTTTAGATTATGCAGGTCTTGGAACATGTAGTCCAGCAAAATGACAATCTTATTTTCACTTATATCAAGCTTTGTTAAGTTTGACAAGCCAGTGAACACCCCCAGTGGGACCAGCTTCAGCCGGTTTCCTTTCAGTTTGAGGGACCGCAAGTTGAAGAGGTTGTTAAAGGCTCCGGGCTCCACATTGGAAACTATATTGTCACTGAGGTCTATCTCCTCCAGCAAAGGGTATGATGTGAATTCCTCAGGGCTGACACCCTTCAGTCGGTTCTTGCTGAGGTCCAAGATTTTGGTCTCGATGGGAATGCCCTCTGGGATAGATATCAGGCGCCTTCGGTGACAGCTGACAGACTTGTTCTGCGCCGAGCATTCGCAGCGGGCCGGACAGCCTAGGGTCGGGCCCATGAAAACTAGCAGCACAGCCAGACCTAGGAATGGCTGCCAGCATGATATAGCTGTGTGAAGCATGACTCCACTGGTGTGGTGAAACTCTCAGTCACGTGCCTGTAGGGATGAGGATGGGAAAGGGGAGAAGTTAAatctgcagcagaagaaaatctctGCCAAATTTCAATTATCGTTTCAAAGCAGATGcttgtgttttcatttgaaacaaaacaacacaaccTATTGCAAATAACAACAATggcaaaaaaagcagattttgtaTCATTGGGTGTGTCAAAGGTCCTGTTTATCCAGCATTTCCACAGAAGACAtcagagaggacaaaaaaataTTCCCTACTCCAAACAGTTATGCAGGTTAGTATTTTTATGTGGGTCTCTGCGTGACAGTGCTGTAACTAAAGTGGAGGTAAACACTGAACCCTCTGCAAATAGTGCTAACCATACTTGTATTTTTACAGCATTGGGCCTCTGTGAAATGACATGAACCTAAAGTTATGCCTCTGCTGTtcacttcagtattttaaagcaaaccTTAGTAATGCGTTATcttcaagaaagaaatagttGCTTGACAatggaaagatttcttttaaaatttattgcaAACATTAAAGCTATAAATAGGTGATGCTTGTTCACACATATGCATACAGAATAGCTTAGATGAGGAGGGAGGAACTGGTGAACCTCTGATTAGAATTTGTACTAAAcacaaattgatttttttgcttttattgaacTGAGAGATTTTTATGCAATTTGGGGAATGAATGACTTGGCAAAGGTTTGCAGAATACATCTTTCTACTTCAAGGCATGTTAATTGGTTTTGATGGCAAAAACCCCAGATAAGCTGGTTTTGTTTAAGCAGCGCACAGTCCAAAGGAGTACAGAGATTGTTTAGAAGTCATAGCTAGTATAAAATTTATTACTACCTTTGATTTAAAACTGAGAATAGTATAAAACAGGATAGCCTCTACTGAATTTAATTaccctgctcccagcacagtACTCTACAGGTTTAGTCAACACAGGTGACATGCTTTTGTAAGGGTAGCTACTAAACAAATGTACTCAAtaatgcactggaaaaaaaaaaagaaaaaaaaatgtagattctCATCAAAGAAAGGTGTGTCTGATACAGTTGCCATACTAAAGCACACTGAAGGCAAGGGCTATGGAACCACGTTAGCTTTGTGGCCCAAACAACTTGATGATGCCAGGTGCTAGTCTTAAGACTCAGGCTTCAACATAAATCTATACAAGACACCTCAGGCCTTCTCAGGCTTTTCTGGAATTAGCTAATATGGGCTTGGCTAATTTGGGCTTGATTTTAGCTCTAGCCGAAGAATTGTTTACATAAATTCTCTGCCTGCAGCTTCCTCTATGGTCAGATCACTATTGGACAGCTGGTCCTACCTGCAGTGACAAAATTACCCAATCACCTGAATAACAGTtttgatctatttttaataaattatttgacTATTGCTTAAGAAGATTTTAACTTAGATTTCTGTcaagctgtatttatttatttttttgcaagcaTTATCCTAAAAGAAATCTTCCTATATATAGAATTCATAAaattaatatacatatatatatatatataagtataacaaaatatttagccAGTCAGAAAGTATTAGCAAATAAACCAttagaaactaaaaaaaaaaaaaaaaaaaaaaaaaaaaaaaaatcctgaatgaATCCCAGACTTAGGAAGAAAATACTCCCACCACTGACTCTGTTTTAACAACAGTGTACTCTTCCTGGAAAACAGCTTGGGATATGATAACTTAAGCCTTAAGCCTCCTAAGGGAGGAAAGTTCTACATGTTGGACTGTGGATGAGAACTTAACaggcaagaaaaagagaagatgccCATATCATTAATTTTGTGGTATTGTTAATGATCCTTAATAGAAACTGACTGGTTTTGATTACAATtgttagcattttattttattgttctcGTATATtatattattctgttttattattttattagaaacaaaacaaaaaaataaatgattcttGTGTTTTGATTATACTATTATAACGATAAACTAACAATAAATTTCCTCAGAGCTGCCTATAAAATCTGTTGATTAGCCATAAATAAATCGTGTATCTAACACTCCTTAACTCTGAAAAAGAGTCTCACTCTTGACCTGTGTGGTCTTATCATTCTGCTCTGATACTTCTGTGAGGAGATGGATAATATGAGTCAAATTGCATGCTGGTTTTGTGATATAGCCTGGAGACTTAGATATAGACTATTCTTTATTATGCTACCTATAAGAGCACATTTCAACTTTGTCCTAAAGGGGCAAACTGCTGAGATTCATTTAGTTTCTCCTTTAAATTGAAGTCTGGAAAGTAGTAACTTGCAAGTTTTTGCTAGTTATGCCCAGCTGTGACAAAGATCTTCAGAGATAAACTTCACTTTATTAGGCACTAAGTTAAAACTGGAAATCTATCAAGGTTTGTGATTAGGTGTTTACACTGACTTCTGATCAAAGGGGTTTTCAGGTGCTCTGACTACCATTTTTAGAACTCAGTCTGTGAGGTTAACATTTTCCTACAGATACTTCTGCCTTGCAAGGAATTCACTTCCCATCTTATTCACATAATGTACAAAACTTTAAGTAAACAGGTTCAGTGCAAGACAAGCACCCCTGGAATGTTCATTTTAATTGGTAAAAgtatgaaatactttttttttttttccagtattctaAGCCACTGGCTAACTAAAACTAAAAGGTAGATACCATCAAAGAAGATAAAGGGAATGGCTGGAATAAAGAAAAGTGtgttaataaaacatttcaaacattAAGTTTCCTTCTGCAAGCATATGTGCAGACAGAGAGCGAGATGGATATGTATTCaggatgtgtgtgtatgcataagcatgtgtatgtgtttgcataTGAGCAAGATTTAGAACTGAGGTTTAAATTGAGTCAATTACACATTAATAACTAGTTATAATTAATGACaagtcagaaaaacaaagattattTAAATCGATAACTACAGATAAGACgaaaacataaattaaatggatcatttcagcttttattgGCTGAAGTTCTAATAGCATTTTTATCATATGCTATGCCTCCGGCTAATCAAGTTTGTTAACTTTGAACTGCTTTGTGCATAAATGACTTCATCTTCattaagcaaaaaaatgttACCATATACCAGATACTTATACAAATAACTAacaaaaggtggaaaaaaagcttATCAAAGTTAACATGGATTGCTTAAAGATACTGACTGTTTACAGCAGAAGATGAATTTGAGAGAAGCCTACAGTGAAATTTGAGCAGCTATTGCATATGCTCCGACTtgaatttaatgaattttaagcTATATTTTCAAAACGCATTGGCAACATCACTAACAGAGACTTCCTTGGGCCTTCAGTGGTAGAACATTTTGAAGGCATACATCTTTGCCCTGAGGTAGATTGTGTGTCAGTATGAACATTAATGAATACTATTATTTATCCATTTAATACCAATCctactatttaaaaatgtgaatgaaattttaacattaaattaTAGTTTTCCTTGaaagagttttaattttttttccagctgactATACATTTAAAGGTAGTCCACAGTTATTTAGATTTCTAGGATCCTTATTTGTTGGCAACTTACAACACAGTCAATAACTGACAGCAAACAGCTAACACTGCTGAACTATCAGTGTAGCTTTTCAACATGGCATCTTTCATTCCAGCTTAAACAACCAGTACTTAGATACCTTACCCCTTTCCAGTCTAGGAATTTCCTCTAAACATCTTCAGGATTACCTCATTATCCTTCTTTACATCCCTCTCTAAAATTTCTCTTCATTGTGATACATACAACAAAGTAACTAGATTTGATACCCTTCAAGTAATGAAATATATCAATGAATTGTTCATTAAAGAATCAAAATTAACTAATTTTCAccttttccttgtctttcttTGGCTCTGTTTCCTAAGTCCACTGTCAAGAGTTAAGTTACTATTGGCTAATACAGTGTTTCAACATAAGACTTCCATCAGAGTTCAACCATCCCACTGAAAATTAAGAAAGCTCATTAAGCTTGGTATTAGTTAACAGTTCTGTGTGATCGCTCTTAAAACAGTCATCTCTACTGCTTGGAAATAGaaatcattttgcaaaaaaatttgTGGCTTTGAATCTGTTCTCTATTTACAAGCGCTTTGCAAGAATGTGTAGGTATACTTCACagcttttaaagtgaaaaaaatacaataaataatagaaacaaTGCTTACTCAAAATGCTGTGAATTTCTGGATATCACACAGAGGAATGTGTCAAGTCATACATGCACACTGTATATTGTATgaattttccttctccctcattCTCGTTTTGAAGTCTTTGTATTGAAGGGTTAGAGTGTATCTGACCAGGCTCCCTTGCTTGTTTGAGCTAATGATACGATACTGTGGAGTGCCAGGTTTTAGCCAGAACAAATGAAAGCTAGAACACTTGTTATGTTATTAGCCACACATATTTGATACTCTGAACTGGTATTTTTAaccctcccccctgccccaactcttttccctcccttccttaCAGCCTTTTGGAGAGTGAAAAATCTTCCTGATAATGTCAGAGATTATGGTTATCCGTTCTTCCTCTTTTAACTCatccttttcaaaaatttgGAATTCTATTGAATAAAACTTCTAGGATTAAATTTTTCATGGTAGTTATCGATTTATCCTGAATGTTCAGCTAAGCTCTACCAGCTAATCCTGAGACCCAGTGAAGTCCGTATCTTCGAAAGACTTTAAAGCACATCTGTCCTGCTTGCTGTTCAAGGCACAATGCATCAGGACGGTACCAGAGCAACTCTCCAAGTACCTTCGTACTCTATTTTTTTATGAACACATgcttgttaaaagaaaattgttctttCCATAGTAGgttgtttctctcttctctggCTCATGGAATTTTAGCTTTCCTACATTTTGTAACATCGAATAGATACTGAGTTGTACAAAGGGTCAAGTCTTTGCCGTTCCTATCAATGTCTGACAAAATTCAACAAACAATAAGCCAACAAAACATCTTCATTTGTGTATAAGCTGTAGACCATTAATAGAGATGAGCAGCTAAAACTACTGAAGATTTTATCTATGtagtacaaatattttttccagttcattATGGTTTGGGAAGGATTTTCCTCACAACCTCTTCTCTCAGCTATCAATCATAAGTAATTATTTTGGGACACCCAGTGATCTGGCTTTTCTGTGCTCTCCTGTGCCACTGGACTAGAACTTCCCAGAAAGGAGTAAAGAGGAAGAAGACTGAAGCAAGGTACCACTATTGGGAAGTAATGCCAAAGGATGAATAAGAAGAGACTGTAAGGAGGACAGAGACAAAATGAGATAGTTTTGGGAAGGTAGAAGAGAAATGTGGGAATATTAGacatttagaaatgtatttatggAGTATGTTAAAATGACACAGGGAAGAAGAACAGAATCCTGACCATAGCATCTAACTAGACTGTGCAATGTTGACAAAAAGGTTGCATGAAAAAAGACCCTAGTCCTTTAACTTATTAGACAATGTCTAATAAAAGCTTTACCTTAGCTGTTCTGTTATCAGCAAAGTGCCTGAGCTCAATATAGTGATTATTCTAGGCCATATCACAGCCCAGTAACACCTGTCTGTACACTCTCCcatggaagatttttttttctttaaattgaagTATCACAggaacatttgttttcataagAATCATTAACTTGTTACTAACAGTACTCTGGTAATATACTTAAGACTCAGACATAGGGCAGTATCCCATTATATGAGACATCATGCAGAagtggaaaaacaagaaatgctAACCACCAGAGGAACATTTTGAACGGTTTATCCATAGAAGTATTGTAAGACTGATTAAATCAAGGTCTCTTTCTACTAGGCACTATAAAACAAGACAAGTGGGTATATATATAGTTAGATTATTGTTTGACtcaaagtgaaagaagaaagtgtGAGAAATAATAGAAGATAAGAAAATAGCAGTGATAAAGTCACATGATTATACAAATGCCAGTACAGGACTTACAATTCCAAATAATCTGAAATTAAGTGAAGAAATAATCATTGGAATATCTTATGTTTATAAACCCCAAAATTTCTAAAATTGATTAACCAATCTCTTGCAGTTATCGCAGAGAAAGTGAATCTGGCACTAATTAATGATATctcaataaattaatttaaatcagTAGGAGGGCTGAATGCattgattaaagaaaatgaagggagGTTTTTGTCAACAGTAGTTCTATATTAAAAGATTATCTTTGTTTATCTTGAAAAACTTGGTCTTTCTTCTAAACTGTATGATTATATGGCCACAGCAATAAAACTGATACCTCTGTTGCCTAGACTTTACCTTtcctgttgaaaaaaaaaggatggaattccttctgaatttttaattctgatatCCAGCAGTGATGATTGTATCCGTACACATTAAGATGTCTGGGTGACAGCGATCTTCCTGGCAGTTAGGAGAGGCAAACAGATTAAAGTACTGTCTGCATGATGTTGGCAGCTAAGAAGATTTCCCTAGCAGCTGTATGTCAATACTAAATAGAACGAAAGGAAGACCAAAACTACATGATCCTCCACGGGGTATGAGTCTGGTAGAGTTAGTTTTAAATGTCAGCCACATTCCTGTGATTGCAGCCACCAACAAaggatcaggaaaaaaaaatcaatctattATCATGGTTCCCTGCAGTTCTCTTCTGGCAGAAGAATAGAGCCTCGTAACAAATCATGATCTGTAAAGAGGTTAAAGTATGTGCATACAGTACATTTCATTTGAAACAGGAAAGCTAAGAGATCAATATTCAAGTGGTTATCAAGTGATTATGGTGTTGTTATTTCATAACACAACTCAAGCTTGTTGAGCCAAATGATTCTgaacatttgaaattaaaaaccTTTTTAGCCaagtaaatttaaaagaattgaATATGTATTATGAGGATAATACTAATATAATTAGTGAAGTTTTGGCTGCAGGTAGGTAGAGTTTAAAGTTtgcaactctctctctctctctctctcttttttttttttttttcctgaaaataaccaaaagctgaattaaacagaaagtctgaagaaactaaaagttttcttctgtttgtagGTACTACACACTTAGTGGAGGTAGGCAACTGTAACGTGTAATTACACGTGTAATTACAGTGGAATTTATCCAgataatgagagaaaaaaatgaaacccaTCAACTGTGTGCTTTATTTCACCTGGATAAGCATGCATAGCTTCCCTTAAACCCCTTGTCACAGAATGACAGGATCACA is a window of Rhea pennata isolate bPtePen1 chromosome Z, bPtePen1.pri, whole genome shotgun sequence DNA encoding:
- the LINGO2 gene encoding leucine-rich repeat and immunoglobulin-like domain-containing nogo receptor-interacting protein 2; the encoded protein is MLHTAISCWQPFLGLAVLLVFMGPTLGCPARCECSAQNKSVSCHRRRLISIPEGIPIETKILDLSKNRLKGVSPEEFTSYPLLEEIDLSDNIVSNVEPGAFNNLFNLRSLKLKGNRLKLVPLGVFTGLSNLTKLDISENKIVILLDYMFQDLHNLKSLEVGDNDLVYISHRAFSGLLSLEQLTLERCNLTAVPTEALSHLHNLISLHLRQLNINVLPAYAFKRLFRLKDLEIDSWPLLDMLPANSLYGLNLTSLSITNTNLSAIPYSAFKHLVYLTHLNLSYNPISTIEAGMFSDLARLKELHIVGAQLRTIEPHAFQGLQFLRVLNVSHNLLETIEENVFHSPKILEILCIDNNPLACDCRLLWILQRQSTLQFGGQPPMCAGPDSVKERSFKDFHSTALSFYFTCKKPKIQDKKLQYLVAEEGQTVQLMCNADGDPQPTISWVTPRRRLITAKSNGRATVLGDGTLEIRFAQDQDTGIYVCIASNAAGNDTYSASLTVKGFASDRFLYANRTPMYMTDSNDTNSNGTNVNTFSLDLKTILVSTAMGCFTFLGVVLFCFLLLFVWSRGKGKHKTSIDLEYVPRKNNGAVVEGEVAGPRRFNMKMI